One window from the genome of Saccharomyces mikatae IFO 1815 strain IFO1815 genome assembly, chromosome: 4 encodes:
- the CDC48 gene encoding AAA family ATPase CDC48 (similar to Saccharomyces cerevisiae CDC48 (YDL126C); ancestral locus Anc_7.288): protein MGEEHKPLLDASGVDPHEEDKTATAILRRKKKDNMLLVDDAINDDNSVIAINSNTMDKLELFRGDTVLVKGKKRKDTVLIVLIDDELEDGACRINRVVRNNLRIRLGDLVTIHPCPDIKYATRISVLPIADTIEGITGNLFDVFLKPYFVEAYRPVRKGDHFVVRGGMRQVEFKVVDVEPEEYAVVAQDTIIHWEGEPINREDEENNMNEVGYDDIGGCRKQMAQIREMVELPLRHPQLFKAIGIKPPRGVLMYGPPGTGKTLMARAVANETGAFFFLINGPEVMSKMAGESESNLRKAFEEAEKNAPAIIFIDEIDSIAPKRDKTNGEVERRVVSQLLTLMDGMKARSNVVVIAATNRPNSIDPALRRFGRFDREVDIGIPDATGRLEVLRIHTKNMKLADDVDLEVLAAETHGYVGADIASLCSEAAMQQIREKMDLIDLDEDEIDAEVLDSLGVTMDNFRFALGNSNPSALRETVVESVNVTWDDVGGLDEIKDELKETVEYPVLHPDQYTKFGLSPSKGVLFYGPPGTGKTLLAKAVATEVSANFISVKGPELLSMWYGESESNIRDIFDKARAAAPTVVFLDELDSIAKARGGSLGDAGGASDRVVNQLLTEMDGMNAKKNVFVIGATNRPDQIDPAILRPGRLDQLIYVPLPDENARLSILNAQLRKTPLEPGLELTAIAKATQGFSGADLLYIVQRAAKYAIKDSIEAHRQHEAEKEVKAEGEDVEMTDEGVKAEQEPEIDPVPYITKEHFAEAMKTAKRSVSDAELRRYEAYSQQMKASRGQFSNFNFNDAPLGTTGADNANTNNGPSSGAGAAFGSNAEEDDDLYS, encoded by the coding sequence ATGGGTGAAGAACATAAACCACTTTTAGACGCCTCCGGTGTCGACCCTCATGAAGAGGATAAAACTGCCACTGCCATTTtgagaagaaagaagaaggacaACATGCTTCTGGTTGACGATGCTATCAATGATGACAATTCTGTTATCGCTATCAACTCCAATACCATGGACAAATTGGAATTGTTTCGTGGTGACACCGTCCTCGTTAAAGgtaagaagagaaaagacaCGGTGTTAATCGTCTTAATTGATGACGAATTGGAAGATGGAGCATGTAGAATAAACCGTGTAGTCCGTAACAATTTACGCATCAGACTGGGCGATTTGGTTACAATTCATCCTTGCCCCGACATTAAGTACGCCACTAGAATTTCAGTACTACCAATTGCCGATACAATCGAGGGTATTACTGGTAATCTATTCgatgttttcttgaagcCTTACTTTGTTGAAGCCTACAGGCCAGTGAGGAAAGGTGATCATTTCGTTGTCAGAGGTGGTATGAGACAAGTCGAATTCAAGGTTGTGGATGTTGAGCCAGAAGAATATGCCGTTGTGGCTCAGGATACCATTATTCACTGGGAAGGCGAGCCAATCAACagagaagatgaagaaaataacatgAACGAAGTCGGTTATGACGATATTGGTGGCTGTCGTAAGCAAATGGCCCAAATAAGGGAAATGGTTGAATTGCCATTGAGACATCCTCAACTTTTCAAAGCTATTGGTATCAAGCCACCAAGAGGTGTCTTGATGTATGGTCCTCCTGGTACAGGTAAAACCTTGATGGCAAGAGCTGTTGCCAACGAAACCGgtgccttttttttcttaatcaATGGTCCAGAAGTTATGTCCAAAATGGCGGGTGAATCTGAATCTAATTTAAGGAAGGCGTTCGAAGAAGCTGAAAAGAACGCTCCAgccattatttttattgatgaaattgattCTATAGCCCCAAAGAGAGACAAGACTAATGGTGAGGTTGAAAGAAGAGTTGTCTCTCAACTGCTAACTTTAATGGATGGTATGAAGGCAAGATCTaatgttgttgttattgctGCCACCAACAGACCAAATTCCATTGATCCTGCCCTAAGAAGATTTGGTAGATTTGATCGTGAAGTGGACATCGGTATCCCAGATGCTACGGGTAGACTTGAAGTATTACGTATTCACACCAAGAACATGAAATTGGCTGATGATGTTGATTTGGAAGTCTTGGCTGCTGAAACACACGGTTACGTGGGTGCCGATATTGCCTCTTTGTGTTCAGAAGCTGCTATGCAGCAGATCCGTGAAAAAATGGACTTGATAGATCTAGATGAAGACGAAATTGATGCAGAAGTGCTTGATTCTTTGGGAGTCACTATGGACAACTTCAGATTCGCTTTAGGTAATTCCAATCCTTCTGCTTTACGTGAAACCGTTGTTGAAAGTGTTAATGTTACTTGGGACGATGTGGGTGGTCTAGATGAGATTAAGGACGAATTGAAGGAAACTGTTGAATACCCAGTCCTTCACCCAGACCAATACACCAAGTTCGGTCTATCTCCATCAAAGGGTGTGTTGTTCTATGGTCCACCAGGTACTGGTAAAACTTTGTTGGCAAAAGCTGTAGCTACTGAGGTTTCAGCCAACTTTATTTCAGTTAAAGGTCCAGAATTATTGAGTATGTGGTATGGTGAATCAGAATCCAATATTCGTGATATTTTCGATAAGGCAAGAGCTGCTGCACCAACTGTggtttttcttgatgaatTGGATTCTATTGCAAAGGCAAGAGGTGGTTCCTTAGGTGATGCTGGTGGTGCTTCTGATAGAGTCGTCAATCAATTATTAACAGAAATGGATGGTATGAAtgccaagaaaaatgtgTTTGTGATTGGTGCCACCAACAGACCAGACCAAATTGATCCAGCTATCCTAAGACCTGGAAGATTAGATCAACTGATTTATGTTCCATTGCCAGATGAAAACGCTAGATTATCGATCCTAAATGCTCAACTAAGGAAAACTCCATTAGAACCAGGTTTAGAATTAACTGCCATTGCTAAGGCTACTCAAGGTTTTTCTGGTGCTGATTTATTGTACATCGTACAGAGGGCTGCTAAATATGCTATCAAAGATTCTATTGAGGCTCACAGGCAACATGAAGCTGAAAAGGAGGTGAAAGCGGAAGGTGAAGATGTCGAAATGACAGATGAAGGAGTAAAGGCTGAACAAGAACCAGAAATAGATCCTGTTCCATATATCACCAAAGAACATTTTGCAGAAGCTATGAAGACTGCTAAACGTTCGGTCTCAGATGCCGAATTGCGTCGTTACGAAGCATATTCTCAACAAATGAAAGCTTCCAGAGGTCAGTTCAGTAATTTCAACTTCAATGACGCACCATTGGGTACTACGGGTGCGGACAATGCCAACACTAACAACGGTCCTTCAAGCGGAGCAGGTGCAGCATTTGGTTCTAATGcggaagaagatgatgatttgtATAGTTAG
- the SMKI04G1160 gene encoding aldo-keto reductase superfamily protein (similar to Saccharomyces cerevisiae YDL124W; ancestral locus Anc_7.285), producing the protein MPFNQQFITLNNGNKIPAIAIIGTGTRWYKEEETDATFSNSLVEQIVYALKLPGIIHIDAAEIYRTYPEVGKALSLTEKPRNEIFLTDKYSTQIKVSESPAVGLDIALKKMGTDYVDLYLLHSPFVSKETNGFTLEEAWKDMEQLYRSGKAKNIGVSNFAMKDLERILKVAEIRPQVNQIEFSPFLQNQTPGIYKFCQENDILLEAYSPLGPLQKRTTKDESLPFFEYVKELSEKYIKSEAQITLRWVTRRGVLPVTTSSKPQRISDAQNLFSFDLTDEEVNQITELGLEHEPLRLYWNKVYDKYNYAAQKV; encoded by the coding sequence ATGCCATTTAACCAACAGTTCATTACCTTGAATAATGGAAACAAAATTCCTGCAATCGCCATCATCGGCACTGGTACCAGGTGGTATAAAGAAGAGGAGACAGACGCTACTTTCTCAAACAGTTTAGTAGAGCAGATTGTTTATGCCCTTAAACTACCTGGCATCATTCACATCGACGCCGCTGAGATCTACAGAACATATCCAGAAGTTGGAAAGGCACTCAGCCTCACCGAAAAGCcaagaaatgaaatattCTTAACGGACAAGTATTCTACTCAGATTAAGGTATCTGAATCTCCAGCCGTAGGACTAGATATCgcattgaagaaaatgggCACTGACTATGTCGATTTATATCTTTTGCATAGCCCGTTTGTCTCCAAAGAAACTAATGGGTTTACTTTGGAGGAAGCTTGGAAGGATATGGAGCAACTGTACAGATCCGGCAAGGCCAAAAATATTGGTGTGTCCAACTTTGCCATGAAAGACTTGGAAAGGATCCTGAAGGTTGCAGAAATCAGGCCCCAAGTTAATCAAATCGAATTTAGCCCCTTTTTGCAGAACCAAACACCAGGGATTTACAAATTTTgccaagaaaatgatatattGCTAGAAGCATACTCACCACTAGGCCCTCTTCAAAAGAGAACCACGAAAGATGAGTCCCTgccattttttgaatatgtGAAAGAGTTGTCTGAGAAATACATCAAGTCTGAAGCTCAAATCACCTTACGTTGGGTAACTAGGCGCGGCGTATTACCTGTCACCACATCTTCCAAACCTCAAAGAATTTCTGACGCTCAAAacttattttcttttgactTGACCGATGAGGAAGTTAATCAGATAACTGAGTTGGGCCTAGAGCACGAACCCTTAAGACTGTATTGGAATAAAGTCTATGATAAATACAACTACGCTGCCCAGAAGGTATAA
- the HNT1 gene encoding adenosine 5'-monophosphoramidase (similar to Saccharomyces cerevisiae HNT1 (YDL125C); ancestral locus Anc_7.287), protein MSSPAALDAACIFCKIIKGEIPSFKLIETKYSYAFLDIQPTAEGHTLIIPKYHGAKLHDIPDEFLTDAMPIAKRLAKAMKLDTYNVLQNNGKIAHQEVDHVHFHLIPKRDDKTGLIVGWPAQETDFDKLGKLHKELLAQLEGSD, encoded by the exons ATGTCTTCTCCTGCTGCCCTCGATGCCGCTTgtattttttgcaaaattaTCAAAG GTGAAATCCcatctttcaaattaatTGAAACTAAGTACTCGTATGCATTTTTGGACATACAACCAACTGCTGAAGGCCATACGTTAATCATTCCCAAGTATCACGGTGCAAAATTGCATGACATTCCTGATGAATTTCTTACCGATGCCATGCCAATCGCGAAGAGACTGGCTAAGGCGATGAAGTTGGACACTTATAACGTGTTGCAGAATAATGGCAAGATTGCGCATCAAGAAGTCGATCACGTTCATTTCCATTTGATTCCGAAGAGAGACGACAAGACTGGTTTGATTGTAGGGTGGCCAGCTCAAGAAACTGACTTCGATAAGCTAGGCAAGCTGCACAAAGAACTGCTTGCCCAATTAGAAGGCTCCGATTAG